TTGTTATGCTGCGTgttataaacaaaagtttataaataaaagcagAATTAGGACTATAATCGGTTGCAATTAAAACTCTTATTTCATTTGTGGAAATAGAAGTAGGTAGctttgttaaaacttaatttgaACACTGCTTCTTTTAAGGTTTGattaaataagtttgaaaatttctaaaattataattagctTTGTAATTTCAACTCAGAAACcattaaaacttaatttgaatGCTACTTCTTTTAAAGTTTGATtacatacatttgaaaatttagaCACAAAAGCCAttatgaacataaattaaaattttgcacacatttaaaaaaatatcagattacttgtaagattttgtaagaattttaatgttaaaaatttggattttagaTTTGATGAATTTTTCTTTAGGACGCTAGACCTCCTAAGTGTTGCATAACAATTGAAATGGTATTAAACCTAAATGAGCATGTATTTTTCCTATGTTGGCAGGTCTATTTTGGCAAGTTAGTAAAGGTTATTATTACTGCTTTGAGGAGGCATGTTGGTTTTActcaaaagtttatttattcctTAATATGGTCGTTTTCAGCATGAGATGAATAATTTGGTTGTAACATAAAAGAAAACTGCATAACATAGagacaaacaaaaaactattattacaataTGTTGTGGAACTGTAACTTTAGGGCTCCCTGGTTTCTACCAAGACCTTTTTAGTATTAGTCAAGATAGCCAAAAATGCCAAATAAGAtattagcaaataaaataaaacaatgctacactgaaacatgaaaaaattacaaattagacttttcattgattaataaaaatttgtatttaagctgtattctcatccgaactaccttgcgatgaacctgttggataatagtgcgtcagttacacgtctgaagagacactcaatcctggactctcttaggttctaatttcaaactttcttgtttatttgtgttagctctatcgctggatagagtctaactcgtgttaatttattattttatctaatttacttattgttctaagaatgtctgaacagattgtaaataaaattgtcaaaaaaaaaatatatatatatatatatcctaacaTTTGTAATTATAAGTACATTAAATACACATGTTTTACTgtgtataattgttattatacattattctttaaaaaacaatttttttactttataaatgtgcTACTAAACTTGAACCAACATGTATTCTTTGGAAAAAGATCTAttggcaataaatataatatgttacagCTGATGAATATGTATATCTTTTGGTTGATAAACAAAACTTGTTGAATGGTTACATATTTACCTGCAAAGTTCAAATACTATGTATTGTCTGTATATGGCAGAAGGCACCAGCACCTTTTATGGTTTATTAAAACTGACCAGTAACAActctttgaattataattatcttCTTTTGATGGTACAATTCATTTAGAAcacacatgtttaatattttaattgaaggtttaacatataaaaaatcaaacataacaCTTCAACTAGATTATACCTGATGGCCAGTGTTAAAACACCTCATTTGACTAGGTTCTAGTCTATAGCCAGTAAGagggttaaaataaagaaaaatgacACCAATACCAAGAAATAAATACCTGtgccaaatataataaaaatctgaGTTTTGCAAGATATAATGAGTGTACTAAAAGAACAGATTATCATAGAATAGTAAACATAccagttgtaaaataatttcatgaatttttaaatacgtGTGCCAAAATCCATAGATGTGGggtttttcaaatataaactgtGAGACTATACAGGCTGTTCAGTAAAAGtattccaatactttgggattttattatacattaaaatacacaaaaaggTTCATGTGAAGGCATGTCCTataacctttagttttccgtctatctgtctgtatgtgttttttatcaaaaacattatatcttttgaaccagttaagataaagttatgaaaagagaaaattatattaacctttggtaaactttgaaaattaaatatttacaatatcgTTTTACCCAATTCAAAATGGCGGATGTTAGTCGATTGTTATGGAATAATTCAAACGTCCGTTATTTTGAAACAGGTAAaaggattttgtaaatattttacttttaaagaggtctaccaaaggttaaaatagttctcaagtttcataactttatctcaACTGGTTCCAAAGgtataatttttttgataaaaaacacatacaggtAGATAGATGGTAAACTAAAGGTCtcaggacataccttcatatatgaacttttttgctcatttttgtGTATAACAAAAtcgtattggaacacttttactgaacatcCTGTATATTCACCAAGAGCAATGAATTTgtgaagaaaaaaacaaaattctgttcatattatttactttcataatAAACTCAGGGTTATTTCAGTATGTAACATAATTTTCCTCAAAGAAAGCCCAAATTTAAGAAAGTTCAAAAATTGTatctaaaaatgttcaaatacaaaCATAAGGCATAATGTACGtctacattgttttattttccttgtAAACCTTTtgggttatttttattatactacacAAAAATggttcataattaaaataaaggttaattgaaaaatatgacattttaataagtttaatcgTATTCTTCCAATTCAAAACTGGTTTTATagatgtaaataacaaataataactctaattcgtgtttatatatatatatactcggaTTCTCTCTgagtatataaatttagaaattaagaaatttcatatatatatatttcataaaaccaacaaaacaatCATTATAATTGTTACCATGTCTGCAACAATTAACATTTCTTGGTAATTACTCGAGACACGCCATTTGAGTAATCACAAGTTTTCTGAATAATACTCAGTAACAAGAActataatacttttgaaatttttaataaatagtttctttATCTGACATAGGTATTATTTGtgaataacttatttaaaacaaatgcaCTGTAGTTTTGAATATTCCAAGATTGGCTGGTGGATTTCCTTACATTGAAAATCAAAGGCAATGGTTATCAGCTACTAGGTTTTTTCTGGTAATATATCACAACCAGTTCAATCATATCCTGAGACACAAACGATTTgtacgtaaaaaaatgtaattatgttttcAGTTGATCTTCCAGTACTTTTtggtttacaataatgtttttaagtgccatttctgtaataaaacaaaaaattaaaaacttacgaTAAGTaccatatagttttatttttgttatgaaatttaatgaTTTAGCAACACTtgcatattttatctttttaattatatatatatatatatatatatatattacattatatatatatacatatatcaataaAAGGTAAGAAAATATATCACACTTTTAGGACTTTGTGCTgtgacactttttattttaaataatacaaactgtTCTTTTTTTCACTTAAAGAAATCACAATTAACCGTTAATATTAGATGAAATTTTTAAGAGAGAGTACAAACTCAGGTTTAAATATACTGTCCATACTACTGTGCCATATGTTTACTCTGGGCTAGTAATATAAGCCTAATTTGTAGGGCTTTCAAATCACTAAGCCTATAgaaaaaatattcacaatactgtttataaaaatattttataaaaattaattagggTGTTAAAATTGTTTGGGtctacataattcattaaatagtCACCGGCTACAGTAAAATAAGCGCCAACCACGACAATCGAACCATCGATATTCAAGAGTATTGAATCTTCAATATTCATAATTATCTAAAATTACTGAAATCAAAATGTCTAACCAAATTgcattataggtatttcaaattacattctAATCTGGctgtttttataacttaaaaagtaataattttataaggaataaaaactatctagactatgtatatttataaaatgtaattaaccaaGCTGATACACTTATTTATCATTTAGTTACTTTTGACtatttttaagagtaaaaatgTAGGACACCTTGTGACGCAAATGACACATGTACATCGAAATTGTACATTACTAAAATGccataaacatgattttatttttttaaattaatttggaacaataacgTTGAACGGAATTATGTTAGCCTAtaggctttaaatattttacttttagtgaaaatatatttttatatgtacaataaatatagattatagaaaataataattctttagtaatatttttataaccatcgggcagggtacgataagcagacctcGAGTGTTGGTTTGGttccaactaaaatagtacatgattGGGATAGGGTACGATAatcggacccggtttttatatcgaaattggcaaacgatattactcaataataaccatcaatataatcaattgatactgattaattattttgaacaattaacttggtactttgggattataccgaccacaccagtatgaagaacacaaaaatataaatttatagaaacaaacatgatagaacgaaaaaaacaactctgtaattacaaaattacaaacttacaagcatttctaggtattgtgatcggtattgttgtcgctgttatcttatctttctcgagaatcccgattacggcaggccacgtggcatcacatgatttgcacggtacataattgcctttccattacaattcaatttatatttctgatcagcccctctagaatttgatattttactgataggtactatctcgagggatgtttttctttcgttgacatcagcgcgggcttcggcagcaccttcggattttgggaaggccggaggcactcgcattttgggtggtggaatatgatcaagaataaaaacaagttttgagtgttttttcaataaagagtttagttttagtttggtaatgtttgtttttgttgaatttttgtgtttggagaaatgtagaggtaaaacacggaagtacaacaaagcgacgcaactctgcaatcacgttatctactagaccgctcgactttgacctctgtctgaggatggggaggggttagcgataagacaattcctgttttatattgacgaaatattgtttttacgctaatctagtaatcagtagaagcaaaatgtcaaataacgattcatgtctgggtgtggtcggtataatcccaaagtaccattaacttaaataatctatatcaacagctgtaaacactttcaaataatactcgtaatgtaatatttcaattttaaataagtaacatttgattattaaaaatggcagtcaattttagaaaactacacaacattggtttgaaagatgataagacatgtttctcgtgacttcaacatgttggactcgtaccgagaaatccattatgtaaaatttgtgggaaagaaacaactgtaactgtgagaggagcaaatatggtcgtcttcagttttcctaattttggttataataatttgtttgatcactgtaaatattaaatgcatattttaatttaaaacatgattgttattgaggactatagatacttttatatcgattgatagtctaggatttgacatgcgaatattaggtatcgatgattacattcttcgataaaaaaaaaccaggtccgcttattgtaccctaccccaTGATTGTTAATATATTCATCAAACAAAATTTACTGTGTAAAAAAGTCTTCTTAAGTGCGTTTTTTGTAACATGGTCTTTGTTTCGACTTTTCTTGCAACAAAACATTACTTGATTCctacctttaattctagttttcatctcctcaCTAAAAACTGGATACGTTGGTGTCAAAGGCGCAAATCGTTATCTTGTAGccatttgaaacatatttaaaaataaattttaacacaaaaaacacatgTCACTGTTTTTGACAATGTCATTTCTGACGCAAATGATTAAACTTTGTTTGAATGAACttaattcaaaataacaatattgttattgtatgaaatataaacagctgaaaattattaattataaatgtcctgtaggttaaatgtatttatacacaacattttagatatttctaattaatCCTTAATTTGGTTGTCCTGGTGGCTGcctattatactgcagcctagtAACCCTTTCATACATGATATCAACTACTCAATACATAGTAGTTAAAAAGTAtacacaaactttaaaaaataaacacttcattCAAGAATTGCATATGATATTACAAAGAGAAAGGAAACTCCCTGCCTACTCAATTTCCTTACATTAAACAGATAGTCCTTAAAATCTATTAACTACctttttttgtgtttcttatggctatttttttttcttggtGATCTTGATCGGCTTCTAGATTTATACTTATGCGAACTAGGTTTCTTTTTCTTAGttctatttttatctttttttgaaTAACAACCTGAACTTACACTTCTGTCCGATGAGCTAGAGCGAGTCCGTAACGGTTTTTTATACACTTTAGTTTTTGTCCTATTCCTGCTGCTAGAATAATCACTTGAACTACTTGTTCTTGATGACTCTGAACTGTATTTGCGTCTGTTCAACGATCTTTCTGCTGGCCTACGCGAGTTTTTGGCATCAGTCGTCTTATTTATTTTGCCTCTTTCTTTAGAGTATGAATTTTTGTCTAATGAAACTGACCTGTCACGTCTTTTTCTAGAATAGTTGTCATCTTCACTTCTAGAATTACTTCTAGATCTTTTACTCTGCTTATTTGAAGATTTATGTGAAAAAGTCTTACTTGATATGGGAGCTTTGGTAATCTCTCTGTCCGAATCCTCACTTTCCAATGAACTTGACTGTTGTTTATATCCatgtttttttgattttgaatGGTTTACTGACTTTTCATACTTAAGCTTACTATCTGTTCTTGTTGGTTTATCTACAGATTTATCAATTTGTTCCTGATCAGGATTCTTTTTACTTTCATCATCTTTGTATTGCTCATATTTAGCAACATTGATTACTTTAGagttttttaaaaactcttttttgtCAACTAACAAAACCATAAACTCATTAAGGGACACTGAGACATTTTTTAAGACAAGCTTTACAATCAGTCTTCCAGATTCATCATCAAAACCTTCTATCTGACCATAGCAATCTTTATGAGGTCCTGCAACCACACGAACAAAACTGCCTttgatcatttttaaattttcatcaacatttttattgttacttgcctctttaataaatttatcagcACCTAAACCCCATTCCTTTAGGCCTAACTGTTGGTAATTTTACAGTAACAGACTTTTCATTCTTCCCAATACCTTTACCTGGAGCCCATCCCATACCTCTAAGCATAGCCATTCCAAATTCATTTACTGGTACATTATCATAATCATCAAGAGATGATTCTTTCTCACCTGTAGGAGGATTGCTTGTCAGTGGAACACTAAAAATACGAGCTTCTTCGTTGGCATTGTTTGAATTTAACTCTGCTATAATTTCTCTTGCGGCAATTTCGTCTAAGGTTAGTTTCTCACATTCTTGAGGGTTAGAGATTTTTAGATCCTTATTTACGTCACTTGCCTGGCTGTCAGTTGAAGGTTCACAAACTTGGCTAGAATTGTTAGAAACTTGATTATCAACAAAGTCACCAACCAAACCTGCTGTTCCGCCTCCAACTTGTTTGGTTTCTAATTCCTTATCTTGTCGCACACGTAAATCTTCCGATTGTTTTTTCAGGGGAATTACTAACACATTGTTTTCACTTTTAAAAGGTTCTTTTAGTTTGATTGAATTACCTTCCACACAATCAATCAGTTCTATTGTATTCTTTTCCGGTTTAACTTGATTTGTATGACTGGAAATAATAGAAGGcttttttgataatttactgAAACCGAAagatatcttttttatttcatcccccattcttaaattttaatataattgcatAAGAAAGTTCATTATCAGACAGAAGTAACAAACACGAACTCTAACCTCTCACAACACAACAGTCAGTCTATAACTCAATGTTACCATAGTAGGGAATAGGGATAGACCATGTATAAAGGTTATGTTGTTTTTTGAGCAATATGGCCACCAAGTCAAGTGTTTATAACTCTTGAAAAGTGTTACAGATTAACAGACTATACACAAAAGATACTACAAAAATGGCAAGAAAAAagagtaagttttaaaatgttcaattaataaaaaagtgtcaATTCCTGTTAGAAGCCTAATACTCATAGacatacagtacagtacaatgttagaaaaatgttgaataaatatcCATATTCAAGAATAATTGAACTCAggaatgtgaaataaataaaacacaatattatacgGAATAACTAAAAAACCTCCGTAGTCTAATAAGGTCTCGACATTTTAATCACGGTCCTCGGATTCGAATCCTAGATGTCTGGTGAGATATTCAAATTGaagtgttaaaaatgtgtattcCAAGAAGGCATAAGGTGTGAACAGTATGCATAGCCAAACTTTTGAggtgtaaaataaagtaaaaatgtattcaaagtaTTGTCTAATAGCATAAAATGGAGGGAAAATTGAGAAAATAGACATCGCGCACCACTGCATGGAATTGACCTGCGAAACGGcgatgataaaaatttctcaagGTAAAGTACACCTTTATGTTGTAGGCATCTACAGACCACCTAGTGAAAATCTTGTTGTTGCTCTGGATATAATATCCAATAAACTGGAATATAAAAGAGCAGAAAATCACCCCCTAATTATGATGGGCGATGTaaataaggatattttaaaacaacatgatCGGGACAACCGTACTCTAAATTAAACATTGAAGTTCGGCACCCACTGCGACCGGTCCGGGGTGGGCTGGGCcaggccggtcgcagtgggcgagTGTCcgtttgattgcgtgtatttcgacttcacaaaaaggcctgTCCAGACTAACTCTTCCTACCACAAGGGTAACTCCCCAGGCCAGTACTTCCATTGATTGTGTatgcacaaatttaaaaaatgacagattaaaaacattagtaattGAAGCAGGCATATCAGACCTCACAGCCCAGTTTAAAATGCACGACATTACCTCCACGAGTTTTATTCAacgacaattaaaaaaaaaacattaatacattgaAGCCACAACTTGAAAATGAAGATTAGAACATTTTATATGAATCCCAAAATGTTGATGATGCATATAATACCTTCTTAGCAACACAGAAAATGGCAATGGATGCTGCTTGCACCATGGTGAGGACAAAATCAAAGCGAAAGTCAAAACAAAAGATATTTATAGACAAAGGAACACTTTATCTACAAATGTAGATAATGTAGAAATGTGTAGGAACACTTAATCTTAAGACAGAATATCTTAAATGTGCTGAATAAACATCAGCTTACAGGCACTGATCATATAAGTCTAAAACGTTCAAATCTAAAAAAGACATGATCACCGACTGAAAATGCTAAGGCAGCAGGCGTCAACAGATTACATCAACAAacctaataataatgtaatgctGTGTGGCAGATAATAAATTCTGAATGACAAAATAATATACAGCAGAAAATTCAGCTAAATCTAGAAGTGGATAACAGGGAAATTAGCAACCCAAAGGAAGTGGCAGAACACTTCACATAACCATTTCTTCACCAACATAGCAGATAAGACACTTGCCAACAAACACACATCACATATAAACAGCAAACAACATATGCAGCTTATGAAAAGCCATCTCACACATCTACCAAGACACTGGCACAGAAGTAATTCAAAAGTATAATCAAGAGCTTCAAGCTCAAAACCTTATCAGGAGTGGGACGGAGTCTCATCCAAGCTATTACAACAATGCTGTGAAACTCTTATGTCACCTCTGATTTTCATAACCAATATGTCACTAAGATCAGGAAGTCCCAATTGCCTTAAGCTATCCAAAGTATATCCTAAGTTCAAAAGTGGAAGTCCAAAGCAAGCCAGTAACTACGAAACCAATCTCGCTCATCTCAACCTTCTCCAAACTGATTGGACGAGTTATCTTAAGAGGTTGATGAACTATTGTGAACGGCATAAGTTACTGACGACAAGATATCATGGCTTCTTAAAAGGACGATACTACTGCAACTAGTTACAGGTGTTATGCTTGATCTTAGTAAGGCATTTGGGACTGTCTTGgacataactttaattttaaacagactTGACAACCTCGATATCAGAGGTCCGGCTCTAAACTGGTTTACGGAGCTACCATGAAGAACGCAGCCAATTGATCGAAGTCAAACATAGAGAAAGAAGACTAACTCATACTATAAGATGCAAGCCACTTTGCTATAACCAGAGGTGTACCTCAAGGGTCTGCCCTTTGGCCCTGTGATGT
Above is a window of Homalodisca vitripennis isolate AUS2020 unplaced genomic scaffold, UT_GWSS_2.1 ScUCBcl_1959;HRSCAF=6231, whole genome shotgun sequence DNA encoding:
- the LOC124371768 gene encoding G-patch domain and KOW motifs-containing protein-like; the encoded protein is MGDEIKKISFGFSKLSKKPSIISSHTNQVKPEKNTIELIDCVEGNSIKLKEPFKSENNVLVIPLKKQSEDLRVRQDKELETKQVGGGTAGLVGDFVDNQVSNNSSQVCEPSTDSQASDVNKDLKISNPQECEKLTLDEIAAREIIAELNSNNANEEARIFSVPLTSNPPTGEKESSLDDYDNVPVNEFGMAMLRGMGWAPGKGIGKNEKSVTVKLPTVRPKGMGFRC